The Carnobacterium divergens genome includes a window with the following:
- a CDS encoding RNA-binding protein, which translates to MIENVYQHFRKEERSFIDAVTGWIQECEDQYTPYLTKFLDPRQVYIIETLIGKRSELKVYLFGGYESAERKRAFICPEYFIPKQDDFKVALCEIHYPLKFAHLTHSKILGTLISTGVKREFFGDIIFDGERWQFFIDESMESYVRNQIEKIGNVSIRVEERTYVDIITPIDDWSYISGTVSSMRIDTIISSVFNISRQRAKQLIEAGKVKLNWAEILRPDFEIGLLDILSIRGFGRIQIKEIEGKTKKDKWRIQFGVLFK; encoded by the coding sequence ATGATTGAAAATGTGTATCAGCATTTTAGAAAAGAAGAGCGCTCTTTTATTGATGCTGTAACAGGTTGGATTCAAGAATGTGAAGATCAATATACACCCTATTTGACCAAGTTTTTAGATCCTAGACAAGTCTATATTATTGAAACGTTGATTGGCAAAAGAAGCGAATTAAAAGTGTATTTATTTGGCGGATACGAATCAGCTGAGCGAAAACGTGCCTTTATTTGCCCAGAATATTTTATTCCTAAGCAAGATGATTTTAAGGTTGCGTTATGTGAGATTCATTACCCTCTGAAATTTGCGCATTTAACTCATAGTAAGATTTTAGGAACTCTAATTTCAACTGGGGTAAAACGGGAGTTTTTTGGAGATATTATCTTCGATGGAGAACGTTGGCAATTTTTTATAGATGAATCGATGGAAAGTTATGTTCGAAATCAAATCGAAAAAATTGGCAATGTGTCGATTCGAGTTGAAGAACGAACCTATGTAGACATTATAACACCAATTGATGATTGGAGTTATATTAGCGGGACGGTTTCATCTATGCGAATCGATACCATTATTTCAAGTGTTTTCAATATTTCAAGACAACGAGCAAAACAGTTGATTGAAGCTGGTAAAGTAAAATTGAATTGGGCAGAAATTTTGCGACCTGATTTTGAAATTGGTTTGTTAGATATTTTATCCATTCGAGGTTTTGGTCGAATTCAAATCAAAGAAATTGAAGGTAAGACTAAAAAAGACAAATGGCGAATTCAATTCGGTGTTCTTTTTAAATAA